Proteins found in one Sorghum bicolor cultivar BTx623 chromosome 1, Sorghum_bicolor_NCBIv3, whole genome shotgun sequence genomic segment:
- the LOC110431830 gene encoding putative casein kinase II subunit beta-4, protein MDRKRIKDALEKHLERSSPSTSRGGVVPKERERLAAAGKLPASLGKAEKMSDGEEFETDSEDSDVSGSEGEDTSWISWFCTLRGNEFFCEIDEDYIQDDFNLCGLSNQVPYYDYALDLILDIESSNGDVFTEEQNELIESSAEMLYGLIHARYILTSKGLAAMLEKFKNYDFGRCPRVYCCGQPCLPAGQSDIPRSSTVKIYCPKCEELNYPRSKYQGNIDGSYFGTTFPHLFLMTYPHLKPQKPLQQYTPRVFGFKLHKPS, encoded by the exons aTGGACCGGAAGCGCATCAAGGACGCCCTCGAGAAGCACCTGGAGAGGTCGTCGCCGTCCACCTCCAGGGGCGGCGTCGTGCCCAAGGAGAGGGAGCGCCTAGCTGCTGCCGGGAAGCTGCCAGCGTCGCTTGGCAAGGCGGAGAAGATGTCTGATGGTG AGGAATTTGAAACTGACAGCGAAGATTCTGATGTCAGTGGTTCTGAGGGGGAGGACACATCCTGGATTTCATGGTTCTGTACATTGCGAGGCAATGAATTCTTTTGTGAGATCGATGAAGACTACATACAGGATGATTTTAACCTGTGTGGTCTGAGTAATCAGGTCCCATATTATGATTATGCACTTGATCTCATCTTAGACATTGAGTCTTCTAATG GTGATGTGTTCACTGAGGAGCAAAACGAATTAATCGAGTCGTCTGCAGAGATGCTGTATGGATTAATTCACGCACGATACATCTTAACCAGCAAGGGTCTAGCTGCAATG TTGGAGAAGTTCAAGAACTATGACTTTGGTAGATGCCCCAGAGTGTACTGCTGTGGCCAGCCCTGTCTTCCAGCAGGGCAATCAGATATTCCTAGATCGAGCACAGTGAAGATATATTGTCCCAAATGTGAGGAACTTAATTATCCAAGATCCAAGTACCAAGGCA ACATTGATGGATCATACTTTGGGACGACATTCCCCCATCTTTTCCTGATGACTTATCCACACTTGAAGCCGCAGAAGCCGTTGCAGCAATACACTCCAAGAGTTTTTGGCTTCAAACTTCACAAGCCGTCATGA